Proteins encoded in a region of the Candidatus Moanabacter tarae genome:
- the exbD_1 gene encoding Biopolymer transport protein ExbD: protein MELIETHRRRKVEINIVPLVDVLIVLIFFFLVSMQFRNMTTLNLVLPKIETAGKNKNVEQLEIAIDAAGQFFLSGVPISKDELEFSLNLQGELNREIPVLVMADEETYLKRVTYIMDVCREAGLEKIRLQSR from the coding sequence ATGGAACTTATTGAAACCCATAGGCGTCGAAAAGTGGAAATCAATATTGTGCCGCTAGTCGATGTTTTAATTGTGTTAATCTTTTTTTTCCTTGTTTCAATGCAGTTTCGAAATATGACGACTCTCAATCTTGTTTTACCCAAAATCGAAACCGCAGGAAAAAACAAGAATGTCGAACAACTCGAGATTGCAATCGACGCTGCGGGCCAATTCTTTCTCAGTGGAGTCCCAATTTCCAAGGATGAACTTGAGTTTTCGCTGAATTTACAGGGAGAATTAAATAGAGAGATTCCAGTCCTCGTTATGGCCGATGAGGAGACTTACCTCAAGAGAGTTACCTATATCATGGATGTTTGCCGGGAAGCAGGATTGGAGAAAATCAGGCTTCAGTCGCGGTAG
- the leuC gene encoding 3-isopropylmalate dehydratase large subunit, producing MASNLFQKVWDTHSLRQFANGQDQLFVGTHLIHEVTSPQAFGMLRELDLPVRFPHRTFATVDHIVPTDESSEPFSDVLADQMIKELRRNCDEFGITFFDLRSGGQGIIHVIGPEQGITQPGMTIACGDSHTSTHGAFGAIAFGVGTTQIRDILATQTLMMGKLKVRRINVDGLLGPGVYAKDVILHIIRTLGVNGGLGYAYEYGGDVIDRFSMDERMTVCNMTIEGGARCGYMNPDKTTFKYLEKRPYSPGVEDWDKAKDQWLSLSSDPNCDYDDVVYVRGEDISPTVTWGFNPGQSMFIDEQIPNPQALPEGERSTAEEALNHMKLKPGSPIEGTRIDVAFIGSCTNSRLSDLKEVAQYLKGKKVASKVRALVVPGSEGVNVVAEELGIADVFREAGFEWRGAGCSMCLGMNPDKLVGDQICASSSNRNFKGRQGSPDGRTILMSPIMVAAAAVTGQVNDARKIFSL from the coding sequence ATGGCCTCTAATCTTTTCCAGAAGGTATGGGATACGCATTCGTTAAGGCAGTTCGCCAACGGCCAGGACCAGCTGTTTGTCGGAACCCATCTTATTCACGAAGTCACCAGTCCTCAGGCGTTTGGCATGCTCCGGGAGCTAGATCTGCCGGTACGTTTTCCCCATAGGACTTTTGCCACCGTTGATCACATTGTGCCGACGGATGAGAGCTCTGAGCCATTTTCGGACGTATTGGCTGATCAGATGATTAAAGAACTAAGGCGAAATTGTGATGAGTTTGGAATCACCTTTTTTGACCTACGATCTGGAGGACAAGGGATCATTCATGTAATCGGACCCGAACAAGGGATAACGCAGCCCGGCATGACGATTGCCTGTGGTGATTCACATACTTCGACCCACGGTGCGTTTGGGGCAATTGCGTTCGGCGTCGGCACAACTCAGATTCGTGATATCTTGGCCACCCAAACACTTATGATGGGAAAGCTGAAAGTACGTCGAATTAATGTCGATGGGTTGCTTGGGCCAGGAGTTTATGCAAAAGATGTTATTTTACATATTATTAGAACCCTTGGCGTGAATGGTGGACTCGGGTACGCCTATGAGTACGGCGGTGATGTAATCGATCGGTTTAGTATGGATGAACGTATGACTGTATGTAACATGACCATCGAAGGAGGGGCCCGATGCGGGTACATGAATCCAGATAAGACTACGTTCAAATACTTAGAGAAACGGCCCTATTCTCCCGGCGTTGAAGACTGGGATAAGGCGAAGGATCAATGGTTAAGTCTCTCATCTGATCCGAATTGTGACTATGATGATGTCGTTTATGTTAGGGGGGAAGATATTAGTCCCACCGTGACTTGGGGGTTTAATCCAGGACAGTCGATGTTCATCGATGAACAAATACCAAACCCTCAAGCCCTGCCAGAGGGAGAACGGTCGACTGCCGAGGAAGCACTCAACCATATGAAGTTGAAACCTGGCAGTCCTATTGAGGGGACACGGATAGATGTAGCCTTCATTGGGAGTTGTACGAATAGCAGGCTGTCGGATCTCAAGGAAGTGGCCCAGTACCTGAAGGGGAAAAAAGTGGCGTCTAAGGTACGGGCCTTGGTAGTTCCAGGTTCGGAAGGAGTGAATGTAGTGGCTGAGGAACTAGGCATTGCTGATGTATTTCGGGAAGCGGGCTTCGAATGGCGTGGGGCAGGATGTTCAATGTGTCTCGGGATGAATCCTGACAAACTGGTGGGTGATCAAATCTGTGCCAGTTCGAGCAATAGAAACTTCAAAGGCCGCCAAGGAAGCCCGGACGGGAGAACCATATTAATGAGTCCGATCATGGTAGCGGCTGCAGCTGTAACTGGCCAAGTTAATGATGCTAGAAAAATTTTCAGCCTCTAG
- the leuD gene encoding 3-isopropylmalate dehydratase small subunit, with translation MPLEKITKISGCGISIPGDDIDTDRIIPARFMKCITFDGLGEYAFYDERMRKDGTEKAHAMNDSRFKGASILLCGANFGCGSSREHAPQSLYRFGIRALVGVSFAEIFYGNALNLGIPCLDADREAILRLAAVIEKDPLLEITIDLTDDRVSYGEKGFFATVTPGAKKSLLEGKWDPIGELLEGLDKADELESMLPY, from the coding sequence ATGCCTCTAGAAAAGATTACCAAGATTAGCGGTTGTGGTATTTCCATACCGGGAGATGACATTGACACTGACCGAATAATACCAGCTCGGTTTATGAAATGCATTACATTTGATGGTCTCGGAGAATATGCATTTTACGATGAACGAATGAGAAAGGATGGGACTGAGAAAGCCCATGCCATGAATGATTCCCGTTTTAAAGGTGCTTCGATTTTACTTTGTGGCGCGAATTTCGGTTGCGGAAGTTCAAGGGAGCACGCTCCACAGTCCCTCTATCGATTTGGAATCCGAGCTCTTGTCGGGGTTAGTTTCGCCGAGATTTTCTATGGTAATGCTCTAAATTTGGGAATTCCTTGCTTGGACGCTGATCGGGAAGCGATTTTGAGGCTTGCGGCTGTAATTGAAAAGGATCCTCTGCTTGAAATCACTATCGATCTCACTGATGATCGAGTTTCCTATGGAGAAAAAGGATTTTTCGCTACGGTTACTCCCGGTGCGAAGAAAAGCTTACTCGAGGGAAAGTGGGACCCGATTGGCGAGTTGCTAGAAGGACTCGACAAAGCGGATGAACTCGAATCTATGTTGCCCTATTAG
- the fabV gene encoding Enoyl-[acyl-carrier-protein] reductase [NADH], which translates to MIIKPRTRGFICITAHPTGCAANIRAQIETVQSRGKIRNGPKNVLIIGASTGYGLATRIVSAFACGSATLGVFMHRGSERGRTAEAGWYNSVAFENAAREEGLVACNINGDAFSNEIKEKTIDLIKLELGKIDLLVYSLAAPRRTDPYTGEVYRSALKPVGRAFTSKGLDTDRGEVKEVTFEPATEEEIEGTTKVMGGEDWKLWIESLRREDLLAKGCSTCAYSYIGPEVTWPVYRNGTIGIAKKHIEDTAQEINQSLKSIGGRAFTSVNKAFVSHASSAIPVVPLYISILFKVMKEKGIHEECVEQIYRLFSTHIYGEGETLFDKEGRVRIDDLEMRSDIQKTATELWNQVTTENLDEISDFAGYRSDFLKLFGFGISGVDYEADVDPVVEFST; encoded by the coding sequence ATGATCATCAAACCAAGGACTCGAGGATTTATCTGTATAACAGCTCATCCGACTGGATGTGCAGCGAATATACGAGCACAAATCGAGACTGTCCAATCCCGTGGCAAGATCAGGAATGGACCAAAGAATGTCCTTATCATTGGAGCATCTACCGGATACGGACTAGCCACCCGTATTGTCAGCGCCTTCGCATGCGGTTCCGCTACTCTTGGGGTTTTTATGCACCGGGGCTCTGAACGAGGGAGAACCGCCGAAGCCGGCTGGTATAATTCGGTCGCATTCGAGAATGCGGCCAGAGAAGAAGGTCTTGTGGCATGCAACATCAATGGCGACGCATTTAGTAATGAAATTAAAGAAAAAACGATAGATCTGATTAAGCTAGAATTAGGCAAAATCGACCTCCTTGTATACAGTTTGGCCGCGCCGCGGAGAACCGATCCGTATACAGGAGAAGTTTATAGGTCGGCCCTAAAGCCAGTCGGCAGGGCTTTTACTAGTAAGGGTCTCGATACAGACCGGGGAGAGGTTAAGGAGGTCACTTTCGAACCTGCAACAGAGGAAGAAATTGAAGGTACCACCAAGGTTATGGGAGGCGAAGATTGGAAATTATGGATTGAGTCTCTAAGAAGGGAGGATCTGCTTGCGAAAGGATGCTCAACCTGCGCCTATTCCTATATTGGTCCTGAAGTTACCTGGCCTGTCTATCGAAACGGCACCATTGGAATTGCAAAAAAACACATTGAGGATACAGCGCAGGAAATCAACCAGTCGCTTAAATCAATCGGCGGTAGAGCTTTTACCTCGGTAAACAAAGCCTTCGTCTCCCATGCCAGTTCTGCTATACCCGTAGTCCCTTTATACATCTCTATCCTTTTCAAAGTAATGAAGGAAAAGGGAATCCATGAGGAGTGTGTTGAACAAATTTATCGACTTTTCAGTACTCACATATACGGGGAAGGAGAAACTCTCTTTGACAAAGAAGGAAGGGTGCGCATCGACGATCTTGAGATGCGATCCGACATCCAAAAAACCGCAACAGAACTTTGGAACCAGGTTACAACTGAAAACTTGGATGAGATTTCCGACTTCGCCGGCTATCGCTCCGACTTCCTAAAACTGTTCGGATTTGGAATATCTGGCGTGGATTACGAAGCTGATGTCGATCCGGTGGTGGAATTTTCGACTTAG